ATCATCATCTTCCTGTTTTGTCATCGTCAAACCGGTAATCCCGTAGAAGATCGACACGATCGGCGTAACGAATGCAAGAAAACAGAATGGCAGGTATGCAAGGGTTGAGACGCCGAGTGCGCCTGCAGTGTATAATCCGCTTCCTGTCCATGGAAGCAGAGCTGCACTTTGTGTTCCTGTGTCTTCAAGTACGCGTGACAGGTTTTCAGGCTTCAGGTTCAGTCTGTCAAAAATCGGTTTCATCAGCGTACCACCCATCACGGTTGAAAAATAGACTGACCCACCAATTGCCAGTGTAAAGTAGCTGACTACACTTGTGACTGCAACAAGGACGCCCGTATGCTGAATCTTCTCAGCAAATGAAGCAATCATCGCTTCAAGTACACCTGCCTCAGCAAGCATACCGCCAAGACCGAGTGCAAATAAGAACAAAGCAACGAGCGCAAGCATACTGACAAGACCACCGCGAATCAGAAGACTGTCTACAATTTCGATGCCGGATTCAACCGTATAGCCGTTGTAAAAAGTGCTGATTGTCTCTGAAAAGCTGAATCCCTGTGCGAAAATCGCAACAAGTCCGCCTGTTGCTGCACCGATAAAAATAGATGGAATTGCAGGCTTTTTCATCATCAACAGTGTGATTAACACCACAACCGGGATGAGTGGTATAAGACCAAGGCTGAAGTTTTCACTCAGGTAAGTGGTCATCTGGGCAACTGATTCAGCATTTACTGAACCGTTGTATTGAAGACCGATCATTGTAAAAATGATCGCAGTGATAACATAAGCCGGCACAGTGGTCCACAGCATATGTCTGATATGAGAGAACAGATCTCCACCCGTCACTGCAGGCGCAAGATTCGTCGTATCAGACAGCGGAGACATTTTATCACCGAAGTACGCCCCACTGACAATCGCGCCAGCTGTAATACCTGCAGGAATACCAAGCGCTGCACCTACCCCCATCATGGCGATACCCGCAGTACCGATTGTTCCCCACGAAGTTCCTGTCGCTACTGCAACGAGTGAACAGAACAATAATGTTGTTACAAGGAAATACTGTGGCGAAATAGCTTCAACACCATAATAGATCAGCGTTGGCACAGTACCAGAAGCGATCCATGCACCAATTAAAATTCCGACGGTTAAAAGAATCAGTACAGGCTGAAGCGCCTTCCCCATCGATTCAAACATCGATTTTTCAATCTGCTTATAAGTAAAGCCCAGCCTTAGCATAAATGGCATTACAACAAGCATACTGATAAACATCAGAATTTGAATAGGTGCATCAAATACTAAAATACCAACTGACACGACTGCAACCGCAGCTGCAAGCATCAGCATCGCATACGTAAATGACGGCTTTTGAATATGATTATGACTATCGGTTTCCAACCAACCACTCCTTCTTGATCAACTATTATTTTAAAATAGTGATTATTTTTTCTCATGAATAATAAAATTATAGCTCAAACTGAATTGTCAGTAAATTTTGATATTCTATTGATTTTATAGGATCTTCATTGCTTATCCTTCCTGAGCGTACATTCATTCCCATTTTTCATAGAATTACGCTATCATACTGGACATTTGTATAGAAGATCGCAAATTAAAAGTAAAAATCCAGCTGCACTTGAGATGCAGCCGGATTTTTTAATCCCCTGATTCACTTTAAGTGGTTTCGAATCTCCTGTGTGACTTTTTGTTCACTTGACCCTTCAAGGTAAAGTGGATGCCACTCTCCAATGGCGCGATCAACCCGGTCGAGTGCAGCGAGCGCCTGTGATTTTTCACCATAAACAATCGCCAGATACGCATCGCGCATATAACGTGTAACGTCATTTTTATTACTAATCAGCTGAAG
This region of Jeotgalibacillus malaysiensis genomic DNA includes:
- a CDS encoding mleN; this encodes METDSHNHIQKPSFTYAMLMLAAAVAVVSVGILVFDAPIQILMFISMLVVMPFMLRLGFTYKQIEKSMFESMGKALQPVLILLTVGILIGAWIASGTVPTLIYYGVEAISPQYFLVTTLLFCSLVAVATGTSWGTIGTAGIAMMGVGAALGIPAGITAGAIVSGAYFGDKMSPLSDTTNLAPAVTGGDLFSHIRHMLWTTVPAYVITAIIFTMIGLQYNGSVNAESVAQMTTYLSENFSLGLIPLIPVVVLITLLMMKKPAIPSIFIGAATGGLVAIFAQGFSFSETISTFYNGYTVESGIEIVDSLLIRGGLVSMLALVALFLFALGLGGMLAEAGVLEAMIASFAEKIQHTGVLVAVTSVVSYFTLAIGGSVYFSTVMGGTLMKPIFDRLNLKPENLSRVLEDTGTQSAALLPWTGSGLYTAGALGVSTLAYLPFCFLAFVTPIVSIFYGITGLTMTKQEDDDAIEQDAQTA